The Prionailurus viverrinus isolate Anna chromosome B1, UM_Priviv_1.0, whole genome shotgun sequence genome includes the window ccctacaattcagcaattgcactactgtgtgtttacccccaaaatacaaaaatgcacccggatgtttatagcagcattatctacaatatccaaattatggaaacagcccaagtatccactgaccgatgaatggataaagaagatgtggtacatacacaatggaatcgCCACacaaaaggatgaaatcttgccatttgcaatgacgtggatggaactagacagtattatgctaagcaaaataagtccgtccgagaaagacaaaataccatattatttcactcacatgtggaacttcagaaacaaagcaaatgaacgaagggggaaagagagagaggcaaacaaagaaacaggctcctaactatagagaacaaactgatggttaccagaggggaggtaggtggggggatgggtgaaataggtgacggggattaaggagtgcacttgtgatgagcgccAGGTGTCATATGGAAGTATTGAGTCAGTACAtggtactcctgaaaccaatataacactgtgttaCCTATACTAGGATTagaataaagacttaaaaaaatatatatataaagaccaCATTTGTTGCTCTCAATATTATGGAGATCTTGCCTAATAGCTGCTTGTGTTCAGAAATGCTTCAGGTCATGGAAGGGAAGACTAAATCTATTTCTAAATCCATTGCACTCTTTTGGAACATAATACCCTCTTGAAATACATTTGATAGTTCAATTACCAATTCTGTTTCTTTGCCAGAAATATGCTTCTGGCAATAGTGTGCAATAGACTTGGCCTTGCCCTGATGCTATGTTTTGGCCTGTGACTCCGAATGTTTCCTTCATGGAAGTCGATAGTGCTTTACAATGATGGTTTTCCTAGCCTTGTGATGcatcatttttgtatatttcacaggaatgcaaatatattttgtaaattcaaGAGATTTAAGTTTCTGAATAATGAATGCCACTTTTGAgtataaatgtaatattttggtggtagaatgttttaaaaagatacatagatACAATGTGAACTCTTTGAAGCCACATTATTGGGTAGGCAGTCATCTGACCTTATACTAACCACTTTATTTCTAGTGTACTAAATACCTCTCAACATCTCCTGTAGTCGCTGagcttttttttacatttttctttaggaCTGACGGTATTTTAGGGGAGAAGTTTTCCTTGACATGATCACTGTTGCCATATCTGCTAACATATGCATTGCTGTGCTGAAAGGAGCTGCATttagggtcttttttttcttaattcttttttgatagcatcaattttttttttaaacgttttatttatttttgagacagggagagacagagcatgaacaggggaggatcagagagagagggagacacagaatctgaaacaggctccaggctctgagctgtcagcacagagcccgacgtgaggctcgaactcacggaccgcgaggtcgtgacctgagccgaagtcggccacttaaccgactgagccacccaggcgcctcttgatagcatcaatttttaaaactagcTTACTGTTTTTAGAACATGATATATGCTCACTATGAACAAaattcgttttttttttcaaaattttctttaaattatagtcagttaacatgtagtgtaataccggtttcaggagtagaatttagtgattcatcacttacatttaacacccggtgctcaacgcaacaagtgccctccttagtacccatcacccatttagcccatcccccccacaccacccctccagcaacttgAACAAAATTCTAACGTGACAGAAgagtacaaataagaaaataaatacacacctaAAAGCACATCACCAGAGAAAACATCTGACAGTGTGGTGAACATCCTTTAGGCATATCTACCCATTTGTAGACTAGTGCAATTTTACATAAGGGAAATCACTCACTGTATACACTATTCTGAAACATGCTTCTTTTCAGTTAATCATTTGTCCCTGAGATCCTTCCATACCCATCAATAAAAAACTACTTTCTTGTTTTACAGGctgcagtgttttcttttttaactaaaaaaaaaaaaaaagataattatcgAACAATTACCCACCACTGGATTTGACTTAGGCAGGCCCTATAGATGGTGTCTCCACCTTCCTGATTTATTTTCAGCCCTTAAGGGCATCATTGTAGATGAAAATCAGGGTGACATAATCCTGGAAGTTTACCACCTGGTCCTTGTTCCAGTCCAGGTCATCCATGAGCTTTGCAATTTCAGTATCCTGCACCTTTGGGCCAATGGTGAACTCTTTCTGGATCAGCAACTTCAAGTCCTTCTTGCTCAGGGTGTTCTTGTCGCCTTCCCTGCCCAAGTACTTGTGGAAGATGGCCACAAAGAGGCCAATAGCCTGATCCAGGGGGTACACCATGGTTGGGCGCTAGGTTCAGTGAACACAGCCTGGAGAGCATGGAGGGACCAGGGGGTGACCAGCCTACCTCTTAGCCTACAGGCTTCAGTGTATTCTACTGAATTCATGTGTCACCTTGACATAACTTATCTAGGCTATTTCTAAATTTCTACCATTATAAACAAAGCCACGATGAGTATCCTGTGAGAATATATCTATTCTCACttatccctttatttcttttggataaattcatGCATGTGTGATTTTGGGTCATTTTTATGAATATTGGGGAACTATCCTCTAGAAatattgtaccaatttacattctcaccagtagGACATGAGAGTATACATTTCCTGAGACTATATCCAACTCTGAATGTTATTAACCTTTTCAATATTTGTTGAGGACCAAacaataatatttcattaatagTTTCCTTAGCTAGTATTTGATTCCTAATAAAATTAAGCATCTCCTATGCTTATTGGTTATTTGGAttacttctttttataaatttcctgttcatattcttttgtcatctttcttttgttttttcccccataaaggtatgcatgtatatgtgtgtgtacatatgtgtgtgtggattAGCACTTTGTTATATAtcattttctgaaacatttttctaatttgtcctctgtctctctcccttccataTAGTGTGAATTAGGAGTTCATTTTCCATTTGGTTGTCTGCAATGCAAAAGTTTAAAAGATCAAAGTTAACAATCTTATCCTTTTTGGTTTCTGAGTTTTTGTGACATGGTTTTAAAAAGTTTGCCatatctcagggcacctgggtggctcagtcaactaagcatgtgactcttggttttggctcaggtcatgatctcacagctgcttgtgttcaagccccacattgggttctgtgctgtcagtggggagcctgcttgggattctctctctccctctcttgctgcccctccccgactcatgctgtctctgtctctctcaaaataaataaataaacttaaacaacaattttttatggggtacctgggtggctcagttggttaagcatcagacttcggctcaggtcatgatgcagTGGGCGGGTTCaagcctctcatcaggctctgtgctgacagctcagagcctgaaccccgctttggattctttgtctccctctctctctgcccctccccccactcatgctctgtctctctctcaaaaataaataaacattaaacaattttttaaaagtctcccatatctcaaagggaaaaatatttactcatttttttcccctctagtaCTTTTGTTCCATCTGTGATATATCTAGGAGGTATTTACGCAAAAGGAGTTAAAGTCTGGatctgtatgttttttgtttttgttttttgctggaTGACTAATCTATTGTCCCAAACCCTTACTGAATGaccgttctttttttttgtttatttttttattttaaatttttttttaaagtttatttatttttgaaacagagagagacagagcatgaatgggggaggggcagagagcgagggagacacagaatcggaagcaggctccaggctctgagccatcagcccagagcccaacatggggctcgaactcacagaccgcaagattgtgacctgagctgaagtcagaccttcaaccgactgagccaccctagcgcCCCTGAATGACCTTTCTTTACCACTTATTCAAAATGCtaccttggggtgcctaggtgactcagtctgttaagtgcctgacttcagcttaggtcatgatcttacagttagtgagttcgagcccccatccagctctgtgctgatagcccatagcctgcttcagatcctctgtcttcctctctctgccccttccctgtttgggctcgctctctctctttctctctctgtcttggaaattaaaataaataaataaataaaaatctaaaaacaaaacaaaaaaccccacaaaatgcTACCTTTATCTATAAAttaatatgtatgaatatatgcaGTATAGTGATTAGCACTGTATTTGGAGTCAAACAGATCTCAATAAAGTTTGATCATTTTCTTCATATAGCACTTgttattaatgttttcttatgtaatttaaatttttgtggCTATTGAAATCAACATGTTGTCTGccaacatattttattattagggatttttttttgtatataagccaactattaattttatgtatatatagattAAAATAACCTGCAAAAATGACAATTTTGCTGCTTCTATTCCAGCTCTTATTGAACTCCTTGTTTTAATATATTAGTGGCCCCTTTATTTTACCCCAGACATTAATGAGTTAAGGAAATATTCATCTAATTCTACTTTACTGAATGTTTTCATTGAAAATGGATATTAAactttattaaatgcatttttggcATCAATCAAGATGAACATCAGTTTCTCTCCTTTGACCTATAAATATGGTGAATtatattaatacttttatttaatgctataaactacatttgcatttctggaataaatcccacttggtcatggatTATCAGTCTTTTAATATACTTCTACATTCTGTTCAAGATATGCAagattatttttgcatttataatttGACTCTAAATAATGTATCCTAACAgtctcaccatttttttttgttctacttCAAGTACCAACTTTGAagtcaattaatttaaaatattatgcttTATAAAATGGAACtactaaacaaaatcagaaatgagagaggagaaataacaaccaacaccacagaaatacaaagattataagagaataatatgaaaaattatatgcaaaaatattgtacaacttagaagaaatggataaattcctagaaatatataatctcccaaaacagaatcagaaagaaatagaaaatttgaacagattgattatcagcaatgaaattgaatcagtaatgaaaacactcccagaaaacaaaagcccaggactaCATGGCTCCAcaaatgaattctaccaaacatttaaaaaagagttaatacctatccttctcaactattctaaaaaatagaggaggaaggaaaactttcaaattcactGTATGAGGCCAcaattatcctgataccaaaacctaaTAAAGGcaccacacaaaaaaagagaccaatatctctgatgaacatagatgcaagcatccttaacaaaatattaacaaacagaatccaacaatacattcaaaactcattcaccataatcaagtggtatttattcctgggttgcaagagtggttcaatatatgtaaataaatcaacatgatacatcatattaacaagagaaaggataaagctgtatgatcatttcaatagatgcagagaaagcatttgacaaactacaacatccattcatgataaaaatgttcagcaaagtaggtttagagggaatatacctcaacataataaagaccatatgtgaaaaacccacagctaatatcacactcaatggtgaaaagcttaGAGCTTTTctcccaagatcaggaacaagacaaggctgtccactctcatcacttttatttaacatagtactggaggtcctagccacagcaatcacataactaaaagaaatagaagtcatCCAagttggtaaagaagaagttaaactttcactattgCAGATgacaaggaggtgaaagaccaaTACTCTGAAcactaaaacactgatgaaagaaattgaagaagacacaaaggaatggaaagataATCTATACTCATgcattgggagaacaaatattgttaaattgtccatgctacccaaagcaatctacagatttaatgcaatccctattaaaataccaataatttttttcacagaactagaaaaaataatcctaaaatttgtgtggaaccacaaaagactagccaaagcaaccttgaaaaagaagaagactagaggtatcacaatcccatattttaagatatactacaaagtagtggtaatcaaaacaatatggtactggcacaaaaataaacacataaatcaatagaacaaaatagagaatccATAAATAAATCTATGATTGTATGGTCAATTTATCTTTGACAAACAAGGCAAgaatatgtaatgggaaaaagacagtctcttcaataaacagtgttgggaaaactggacagctacgtgCAAGGGACCACTTTCATAcgctataggaaaaaaaaaaactcaaaatggattaaagacctaaatgtgagacctgaaaccataaaaatcctagaaaaaagcATAAAGAGTAATTTCTCTGACGTTGGCAGTAGCAACATTTTTCCGGATATACCTCTAAGGCAagggaatcaaaataaaaataaaaagtaaaatagactattggaaagtttctgcacagaaaaggaaatgatcaacaaaacaaaagacaacctactgaatagaaggtatttgcaaatgatatattcaataaggggttagtatccaaaatatataaagaccttatacaactcaacaccaaaagaccccaaataatccaatttaaaaatgcgcagaagacataaatagacatttctccaaagaagacatccagatggccaacagatacataaaaatatgccTAACATCACTTaccaacagggaaatgcaaatcaaaattacaatgagatatcacctcacacctgtcagaatggctaaaatcaacaacataagaaataacaggtgttggcaaggatgtggaggaaaagaaacccttgtaccctgttgatgggaatgcaaactggtgcagccactgtggaaaaccttaataaatttaaaagataattatcatatgattcagtaattctgcCACTAAGTACTTACtcaaagaataggaaaatactaatttaaaaagatacatgcacccctttgtttatcacagcactatttacaatagccaaagtatgaaagcAACCCAACTGCCCTTTGATAGATGAATTAGGACAAAGAAgtgatatctatatatctatatctatatctatatctatgaacatagtggaatattacttaaccataaaaaaaagaattaaatcttgccatttgtaaaaaCATGGACGGATCTAGAAGGTgtaaggctaagtgaaataagttagagaaagacaaataccatatgattttacttatatgaggaatttaagaaccaaaacaaatgaacaaagcaaaagagacaaaaaaccaaactcttagatgcagagaacaaactggtgactatcagaggggaggtgggtagagggatgggtaaaatgggtgaagggaatcaAGACATTTATCATAATGAACaccgagtaatgtatagaattgttgaatccctatattgtacacctgaaattaatataacactgtatgttaatttatactggaattagaaaaattaaaaacaaaaataaaataaaatgtataaatacataaatgaataaataaaatggaattactaTCATGTGTGAATTCTACCCTAAGAGAGTGAAATAAATGGTCTCTGTGAATTTTCTAAAGCATAATTGTGTATTATCtcataatatataattacattaaaaatttgaaCTTGAAGGTATATCTACAAGAGAGTTATACATATGTCCCACaaaaaaatgtgtacacaaaCGTCCatagaattattcataatagcccaactggaaacaacccaaatatctaccAATTGACAACTGGATACACAAAATAtggtatagtcatacaatgaaatattattcagcaatgaaagcaaatgaaattctaatacatactacaacatagatgaaaatcttaaaaagattTATACAACCTGACTTTGAGGTTTTCTGTAATATATCAGTAATGAAGAAAGCATGGTATTGAAATAAGAAGAGACTTATGGATACAGACTAATGGAACAGAATCGAAAATTTAGATCCACACATATATAGTCAAGTGGTTACTGACAGACATCAAAGCCAATTAATTGagaaagatggtcttttcaacaaacattaCTGGAACTATTTGGTtttcatacagaaaaaaatgaaccataaatactataaacaaacattaacttGCATTACTATAAAAGCccaaacttctggaagaaaacataggagaaaatctttgtgatcttgggttaGGCAAGGTCAAAGCAcaaacgattaaaaaaaaaaaaaaaaggataatttgaACCTCatcatatttaaaaacttttgatctttaaaagacagaaattctGAGCTTCCTTTCCTGCTGGTGATCTGAAGAGGTTGTAGGACTAAGGAAGGACTCATGCACTCACGGATGGGAGATAGATTCATGCACATTCTGAAGAGCAGTCTGGCAGTACTTAAACTAAGTACATGTACAGTGTGTGGCCCAGCAGTCTTCCTCATGGGTGTATACGATATCCTCACACAAGTCCAGGAAGTGGCATGTATAACTACTTTCATTGGGGTATTAATGGTGGCAGACACCAAAATGGTATAAAGCAAAAAAAGCAACTATTAATTATACAGAAAACTTTTTagcattcccagacccccaaaataacctcttttaggcttttctgatacgttcggacacatcttgctaacagacGCACAAATAAACTGAGATAAAGCACAAATGTTCACGAACGATTCAAAGTTACAGCAGCTTGATGTTGAGATGCTGAGGGTAGTTCCCAGGAAAGAAACCCACTAGGGTTACTCTTGCTGTTGGGGGGCAGAGATGAGGGGCATGACCCACAAAACAAACTCTGACcgctattttcact containing:
- the LOC125164555 gene encoding protein S100-A6-like yields the protein MVYPLDQAIGLFVAIFHKYLGREGDKNTLSKKDLKLLIQKEFTIGPKVQDTEIAKLMDDLDWNKDQVVNFQDYVTLIFIYNDALKG